One Xylanibacillus composti genomic region harbors:
- a CDS encoding cupredoxin domain-containing protein, with amino-acid sequence MHKWIMFALFIAASAAAVVFSITMIEPKEGAEEEVGENELRFVLSNFEFDQQEYHVKLGETMNVSMRNKEGIHGVAIEGYDIDIHAGDSVEVTFDKPGTFELVCSVMCGLGHAEMVATLVVE; translated from the coding sequence ATGCACAAGTGGATTATGTTTGCATTGTTTATTGCAGCCAGCGCAGCAGCAGTCGTGTTCTCGATTACGATGATCGAGCCGAAGGAAGGGGCAGAGGAGGAAGTTGGTGAGAATGAACTTCGCTTTGTGCTCTCGAATTTTGAGTTTGACCAACAGGAATATCACGTCAAGCTTGGCGAAACGATGAACGTTTCCATGCGGAACAAGGAAGGCATCCATGGCGTGGCGATTGAGGGATATGACATCGACATTCATGCCGGCGATTCCGTAGAAGTGACATTTGACAAGCCAGGCACCTTCGAACTCGTTTGCTCGGTTATGTGCGGACTGGGGCATGCCGAGATGGTAGCGACACTCGTTGTGGAATAA